The nucleotide sequence actcaattgggttacaaatctTCTCAAAAaactcaaagtcagctctacccttactcctacaatatattgtgataatgttggagctacctacctatgcgtcaatccagtgttccactcactaatgaaacatattgccatcgactttcacttcgtgcgagatcaaattGTCAGACGTCAACTCGTGTCTCTCGTGTTCATATGGTTGATCAACTAGTAgattcactcacgaagcctctagcccgcaaactataTTTGTTGCATCGATCCAATATCGATATTCTtgacaggagctcgatcttgcaagggcttgataacagagagatttcctcaactgcatagcagatgagagatTTCCTTCGACTGCATGAGAAAATCTCGCTgctcagttgagaaaaatcctctctttCACTAGACATTATATAATACTAATTGAGATATGCTTTCTATTTACCTTTACAATTTCACTTTTCGTTGTATCATTTTATTACTAAGCATCGAAAAAAGTAGATTATCCGATGGCACGATGCTAACACAATGCTATTCTTCCATCAGCTTCCTGGGAACACCATGGTAACTACCAAGCCTTATGCTCTTCTTCTCTCTTAATTGATGAAACCAAGTAACTAAATTGTACGAGGAACCAAAGGTCAACTTTTTTTACTTAGAAGATGTGGGTCCCCCGTAACAAAATTTATAAGTTCGGTAGTGGTGGCCGGCTGCTGGGCTGGTAGGTGTTGACCAATCAAAGGATTCATCGATGGCTTATTGGCTGACTGGTCCATGCCCGAGTTCTAGAGGGATTAGGCGTCCTCATGGAAACTTAGCCACACACTTGACAGAGGAAGACGTCCATACTCTgatggataagtttgtggttccTCCTCCATGTCAATGACTACTATGGGTTCCTTCTTatcatgattatttgatttaaggTCGTCATGTTATTAACGTTTGTTGTTGACTGGCTGCCGACATTTCTATATGTCTGACCATTGGTTGGGAAGGGGTTCACATTGTGACTTCACAGCTAACCACTGATTGAGAAGGGGCTCGTATTGTGACCTTAGCTTCTGAGTAGGTTGAACAATACAAATCTGACTTTATTAATAGTTAAGattacttaaatattttttacttaaatCTTATTTAGTATTCATTTAAAAAGGGTCTTTATGTTAATTTTTAATTAGGATTAGTGTGAGAAAGAAAATGATCTTCTTCTCTGTTGTTTGGCCTCTATCTCTTCTTCAATGACCTCTCTCCTCTATCTCTTCTTCCGACCGTGATCCTCTCTCCATCTCTCCTTTTATGTATCTCTCTTGACTTCTCATCCTTTGATCACCAAAACAAAACATGAGAAGAATAAATCCAATATTACAGTAAACAAAAATCGAGTTGTTTGAAATCTAAAATATGATATAGAATGagctcctatatatatatatatatatatatatatatatatatatgcacacacacgAAATGATTTTATTGGGATTAATTAATGAATGGCATTTTTATGATTAAAAGAAAATCCATTTTGATCTTTGAGAAATTCACATGCAGCTGTTGCTATTTAGGTTATGATGACAACATTGGATAAACTACTTTTACACCGTTGAACAAATAACTTTTGATTCGATTaatgtagtaattattattttttaatttggtaTCTGCTATTTAATTTAGATATGAGTTATGTTTATAATGTTggttgatattatcatttttatcatcTTCTATTTGTCTAaagttttgtttttatttatctaaaattatttattatttattaaatttattttttttatttttaatatatataattttgaattagGTTTCATATATTAaactatttaaattaaataagctGTTCTTCCAGTTAAATCAGCGGTCCTACCAATCACCCAGTCACCCAAAAAGCTTTGACCGAGTTGGTTTCCGTTCCGATAACTACGCTTATCAACAACAAGTTGCAATCTTGAAATTTGATTTTTGTGAGAACTCAACTGTGTCATATGAGCTATTTTTCCACATGTAGCTAAAAGTCAACCATCTAAATCTCCTTCAAAAGTCAACCGACGCCGTCATCAGTCAAAGACGAATCCGTTTCACCCTCGGAGAAGAACTCCAACACGGCTCCGAACTACCAACATCAATTCATGCGCTCTCCTATAAATTCATCCTAATCTCGAGACCTCCACACTTACAATCATGGCACATCAGAACAGGATGGCGTTTCTGCTAGGCCTCCTCCTTGCCGGAGTTATCGCCGTGGCCGGCCAGAACTGCGGCTGCTCTTCCGACCTTTGCTGCAGCAAGTGGGGCTACTGCGGCACCGGCAGCGACTACTGCGGCGCCGGGTGCCAGTCGGGGCCGTGCGAGGCTTCTCCTCCTGCTAACGACGTCTCGGTGGCCGACATCGTGACGCAGAGCTTCTTCGACGGCATCATCGGCCAGGCTGACGGCGGGTGCGCCGGCAAGAGCTTCTACACGCGCGACGCCTTCCTGAGTGCGCTCGGCTCCTACACCAGCTTCGGCCGCGTCGGCACGGCCGACGACTCCAAGCGGGAGATCGCCGCCTTCTTCGCGCACGTCACGCATGAGACCGGACGTAAGTTGTGCATCTGCGTGCATGGTTTCTGCAACTGCTGCTGTCGTCGACGCCGAGCAGCAGCTTTCTTCTCCCAAGTCAAATGGATCATCTTAACTCATGTCGAACCCTGCAGATTTCTGCTACATAGAGGAGATCGACGGCGCATCGAAGGACTACTGCGACGAGACGAACACCCAGTACCCATGCGTGGCGGGGAAGGGCTACTACGGCCGCGGCCCCATCCAGCTGTCGTGGAACTTCAACTATGGCCCCGCCGGGGAAAGCATCGGGTTCGACGGCCTCGGCGCGCCAGAGACGGTCGCCAACGACGTCGTCATCTCCTTCAAGACCGCCTTGTGGTACTGGATGAACAACTGCCACTCGCTCATAACCTCTGGCCAGGGATTCGGAGCCACCATTCGAGCAATCAACGGCGCTCTCGAGTGCGACGGCAAGAACCCAGCGACAGTCAACGCCCGCGTCGGGTACTACAAGGACTACTGCAGCCAGTTTGGCGTTGACACCGGAGACAACCTCACTTGCTAAGTGCTTGGTTCTCTCTGCTGCACCCAAACACAACAATAAATGAGCTGCTTGGAAACGAAAGTATGAATCCAATGGATTACACATTTACAGAATAAAAAGGCTATGCATTTCAACTACAATTATTTAGATGAGAACTTGTGTCGGGAATTCTTTCCTACTTCACCTTACTTTGCACCATATAGTCGAGGGTTTAGAATCAAATCAAGGAGGAAAACGGAAGACCATTTCAACCACGGTTCTCATATAGTTAGTTCTAAGTCAGCCTGACTTGCACAGGGATCCGTTGTCCCTTTCCTTCTTATCCTCATTCTTCATGTTTTACCCGGTTGGCTTCCCAACTATAGTCGTCGAAATAATATCTACGGGGTTTCAGCAGTAGAGGCTGCTACTTTTTTGGGCATGTTTTGCTTCTGCATATTAATATGCAGAGCGGTGTTGGATGGACGTCGTTATCCAGTTTTAAGTATCGAGCTTGACATGTAATTTTGGATttctattattattgttatcattatcattatttattatttatttatttatttatttatttattattattattatttattattatggaGGGAAATAAAATGCTAAGTATGAACTGTCCATGAAGAATAAAGAatttaaatatgtaaattttttatataaataaaaaatttaagaaactaTGGTTTGATTATTCTCcgaaatattttatgtattctaGGTTTTGATAGGATGATGGTACCACGTAATTACTTAGCCAACCAGCGGGCAACTATCACTTGTTGAACTTTGACAAATTACCTTTGATCGTGATTGTATGTCTTATGTTGCGTTCCAAATCAGTGTCAAATCTAACCATACATTTTGTTCCCCCTCCCTTCTATTCTGGCTAAAAGTGTTCATGGAAGCATAATGTTTGACCAAAAAGTCGATAGCTATTTCCTATCCTGAAAAATTATTAACTAATATCCACATATGTAGTCTACATAAGCAAATGAAATATGCAGATGTTCAATAGCATCGAACAGTAAAAGATATGTAAGGACATTGTATCAACTAAAATCATTCATCAAATATTAGATGCATAAGAAGTACAAGTGTGTCAAGACATGCCACCTTGAATACCTTAaggattattaaacatataagacACATGAGAACATTAAAGCATATcgaattaaataattttttttatttttttttttaaataaaaaaattataaagacctaaactattaaaaatatatttatattttttaaacctTTAAATGagcattttttttacaaattttaatcattaaaagTTGAATATATGTTTTTTTCATTTTACCTAAATTCAGATGAATTTATAACACTTTGAGTGAAAAACCTCTTGAATATTATAAGATTTCTgatgttttaaattaaaaaattaaagaccCGAGTTATATTATTTCTGAGGTTATCCTTTTTTTCCCATTTAAACAACTATTAACTCAtatcttacttttttttttttgaatttttaaattttttttggaaaatcTTGTTTAGGAAACCTTGAAAATGAGTCACGAAAACCTAAATGATCATTGCTTTCTAATTTTAAGCCtttaaatcatatatttttacTTATTTCAATGACACCAATTCAACATTTTAAGAGATGAAATAAGTAAAAATACATATTTTGAAaccttaaaaatataataaaatgatcATTTAGGCCTTTAAAAGTCATTTTGAAGGTTttctgaaaatttaaaaaaattcagattttattattatttatttaaaatatataaaaattattattatattatattttacctTATATTGCAATGGATACACAATGTAAAAGAATTATCATTAGGGCCTTTGGAAGTCAATATAACTGATTGTTtagtttatttttcatattttttattttataatattttgtttataatTTTAAGGCAATTATATGTAATATTTGAATTTTATTTATATGAATGGatctatattaatattatttaaatatttgatattattCATATAGGATTGACCCAAGTTTTAGATTAGTTAAGTCGGTTCAATATGTTATTCAATTGAATGAGTTATAAAtatgagaaaaataataaaaataataataattaatggtACTTTTGCctgaaaatat is from Musa acuminata AAA Group cultivar baxijiao chromosome BXJ1-6, Cavendish_Baxijiao_AAA, whole genome shotgun sequence and encodes:
- the LOC135676610 gene encoding chitinase 6-like — translated: MAHQNRMAFLLGLLLAGVIAVAGQNCGCSSDLCCSKWGYCGTGSDYCGAGCQSGPCEASPPANDVSVADIVTQSFFDGIIGQADGGCAGKSFYTRDAFLSALGSYTSFGRVGTADDSKREIAAFFAHVTHETGHFCYIEEIDGASKDYCDETNTQYPCVAGKGYYGRGPIQLSWNFNYGPAGESIGFDGLGAPETVANDVVISFKTALWYWMNNCHSLITSGQGFGATIRAINGALECDGKNPATVNARVGYYKDYCSQFGVDTGDNLTC